In Magnolia sinica isolate HGM2019 chromosome 12, MsV1, whole genome shotgun sequence, a single genomic region encodes these proteins:
- the LOC131221087 gene encoding E3 ubiquitin-protein ligase RING1-like, protein MVEEVVRKGRYSLQVVLEIEDLTSDFYDEEEVIHQATVDSMDMDGDNGGFGGTPASRSSIEEDLRTEKVGERDWMENCRICLDEFGDDMEVKRMSCSHVFHGACITQWLEQSNMCPLCRVRV, encoded by the coding sequence ATGGTAGAAGAGGTGGTTAGAAAGGGACGTTACTCGCTGCAGGTTGTATTGGAGATTGAAGATCTTACGTCAGATTTCTACGATGAAGAGGAAGTGATCCATCAGGCTACTGTAGACTCGATGGACATGGATGGGGACAATGGAGGATTCGGCGGGACCCCTGCTTCAAGATCATCGATTGAGGAGGATTTGAGAACAGAGAAGGTGGGAGAaagagattggatggagaatTGTAGAATTTGTTTGGATGAGTTTGGTGACGATATGGAAGTAAAGCGCATGTCGTGCTCTCATGTTTTCCACGGAGCTTGCATTACTCAGTGGTTGGAGCAGAGTAACATGTGTCCTTTGTGCCGGGTAAGGGTTTAA
- the LOC131221086 gene encoding polygalacturonase QRT3-like isoform X2: protein MAWNGMAVFVFLGLVCLINIIHSHAYEDNSNVGHHFFSSYHDRMVRIESIKASLLSKNGISLPPSPSPSPTPTSPPTKSSSPRVYNVTAYGADPTGEMDSTDAILSAISDAFRAPDEDRVLMPGIRDLGGAEVHLQGGAYKISRPLRLPASGGGNFMIHGGSLRASGDFPTDRHLIELWPSSSSKLTSIEKEEADGPTLASYEYITLKDLMLDSNYRGGGISVINSLRTSIQNCYITHFTSDGILVQGGHETFIKDSFLGQHITAGGDPGEKNFSGIAINLMGNDNAVTDVVIFSASIGVLVVGQANILTGVHCYNKATGFGGTGIYLRLPGLTQTRIVNCYLDYTGIVAEDPVQLHVSGSFFLGNAYVALKSIKGVIRGLNIVDNMFSGDGSGVDIVKLDQSNGPFTTVDQVVVDRNDVQGMGLRSTVGRASVDGSASRWAVDFSRVLLFPNLIRHVQYSLQVGDGSFPNHALRNVSGNRVVVESDVPVDANVYVWVDQSTGSVG from the exons atGGCATGGAATGGTATGGCAGTGTTTGTGTTTCTTGGGTTGGTTTGTTTGATTAATATCATCCATTCCCATGCTTATGAGGACAATTCAAATGTGGGTCATCATTTCTTCAGTAGTTATCATGATCGGATGGTTCGGATTGAATCAATCAAGGCTTCTTTACTTTCCAAGAATGGCATCTCCCTTCCACCTTCGCCTTCTCCTTCTCCGACACCCACTTCCCCACCAACG AAGTCGTCTAGTCCACGTGTCTATAATGTAACGGCCTATGGTGCGGACCCCACTGGCGAAATGGACAGCACAGATGCGATCCTGAGCGCTATTTCAGATGCATTTCGTGCTCCTGATGAGGACAGGGTTTTGATGCCAGGAATCAGAGATCTTGGGGGAGCAGAGGTCCACCTTCAGGGAGGAGCGTACAAGATCAGCCGTCCATTGAGATTGCCGGCCTCTGGTGGCGGAAACTTCATG ATCCATGGAGGATCTCTACGTGCATCTGGTGACTTCCCAACAGACAGGCATCTAATCGAGCTATGGCCATCTTCATCCTCCAAACTAACctcaatagaaaaggaagaagctGATGGGCCCACCCTAG CATCCTATGAGTACATCACACTCAAAGACCTCATGCTGGACTCTAACTACAGAGGAGGTGGCATTTCAGTAATCAATTCACTCAGAACCTCTATACAGAACTGCTACATCACCCATTTCACTAGTGATGGAATCCTAGTCCAAGGAGGACATGAGACGTTCATCAAGGACTCCTTCCTGGGCCAGCACATCACAGCCGGTGGAGATCCTGGCGAGAAGAACTTCTCTGGCATTGCAATCAATCtcatgggcaatgacaatgctgtCACTGACGTGGTCATTTTTTCAGCGTCGATCGGTGTCTTAGTAGTGGGCCAGGCTAACATACTAACTGGGGTCCACTGCTACAATAAGGCCACAGGATTCGGTGGGACCGGGATTTATCTACGACTACCGGGTCTGACCCAGACCCGGATCGTTAATTGCTATTTGGACTACACTGGGATAGTAGCTGAGGACCCGGTTCAACTCCACGTCAGCGGATCGTTTTTCCTCGGCAATGCTTACGTGGCACTTAAGTCTATCAAGGGTGTCATACGTGGCCTCAACATCGTAGATAACATGTTTTCCGGTGATGGTAGTGGGGTTGATATTGTTAAGTTGGACCAGTCGAATGGGCCATTCACGACCGTTGATCAGGTCGTTGTTGATAGGAATGATGTACAAGGGATGGGTCTTAGATCGACGGTTGGGAGGGCGTCTGTGGATGGGAGTGCGAGCAGGTGGGCCGTTGATTTCTCTCGCGTGCTTTTGTTTCCTAATCTTATCAGGCACGTGCAATATTCGTTGCAGGTGGGTGATGGATCGTTTCCTAACCATGCGTTAAGGAACGTATCGGGGAATCGGGTTGTGGTTGAGTCGGATGTGCCGGTGGATGCTAATGTGTATGTGTGGGTGGATCAAAGTACGGGGAGTGTTGGGTGA
- the LOC131221086 gene encoding polygalacturonase QRT3-like isoform X1, giving the protein MAWNGMAVFVFLGLVCLINIIHSHAYEDNSNVGHHFFSSYHDRMVRIESIKASLLSKNGISLPPSPSPSPTPTSPPTKSSSPRVYNVTAYGADPTGEMDSTDAILSAISDAFRAPDEDRVLMPGIRDLGGAEVHLQGGAYKISRPLRLPASGGGNFMIHGGSLRASGDFPTDRHLIELWPSSSSKLTSIEKEEADGPTLEQSAAVESFSSSYEYITLKDLMLDSNYRGGGISVINSLRTSIQNCYITHFTSDGILVQGGHETFIKDSFLGQHITAGGDPGEKNFSGIAINLMGNDNAVTDVVIFSASIGVLVVGQANILTGVHCYNKATGFGGTGIYLRLPGLTQTRIVNCYLDYTGIVAEDPVQLHVSGSFFLGNAYVALKSIKGVIRGLNIVDNMFSGDGSGVDIVKLDQSNGPFTTVDQVVVDRNDVQGMGLRSTVGRASVDGSASRWAVDFSRVLLFPNLIRHVQYSLQVGDGSFPNHALRNVSGNRVVVESDVPVDANVYVWVDQSTGSVG; this is encoded by the exons atGGCATGGAATGGTATGGCAGTGTTTGTGTTTCTTGGGTTGGTTTGTTTGATTAATATCATCCATTCCCATGCTTATGAGGACAATTCAAATGTGGGTCATCATTTCTTCAGTAGTTATCATGATCGGATGGTTCGGATTGAATCAATCAAGGCTTCTTTACTTTCCAAGAATGGCATCTCCCTTCCACCTTCGCCTTCTCCTTCTCCGACACCCACTTCCCCACCAACG AAGTCGTCTAGTCCACGTGTCTATAATGTAACGGCCTATGGTGCGGACCCCACTGGCGAAATGGACAGCACAGATGCGATCCTGAGCGCTATTTCAGATGCATTTCGTGCTCCTGATGAGGACAGGGTTTTGATGCCAGGAATCAGAGATCTTGGGGGAGCAGAGGTCCACCTTCAGGGAGGAGCGTACAAGATCAGCCGTCCATTGAGATTGCCGGCCTCTGGTGGCGGAAACTTCATG ATCCATGGAGGATCTCTACGTGCATCTGGTGACTTCCCAACAGACAGGCATCTAATCGAGCTATGGCCATCTTCATCCTCCAAACTAACctcaatagaaaaggaagaagctGATGGGCCCACCCTAGAACAATCTGCAGCCGTCGAATCATTCTCCTCATCCTATGAGTACATCACACTCAAAGACCTCATGCTGGACTCTAACTACAGAGGAGGTGGCATTTCAGTAATCAATTCACTCAGAACCTCTATACAGAACTGCTACATCACCCATTTCACTAGTGATGGAATCCTAGTCCAAGGAGGACATGAGACGTTCATCAAGGACTCCTTCCTGGGCCAGCACATCACAGCCGGTGGAGATCCTGGCGAGAAGAACTTCTCTGGCATTGCAATCAATCtcatgggcaatgacaatgctgtCACTGACGTGGTCATTTTTTCAGCGTCGATCGGTGTCTTAGTAGTGGGCCAGGCTAACATACTAACTGGGGTCCACTGCTACAATAAGGCCACAGGATTCGGTGGGACCGGGATTTATCTACGACTACCGGGTCTGACCCAGACCCGGATCGTTAATTGCTATTTGGACTACACTGGGATAGTAGCTGAGGACCCGGTTCAACTCCACGTCAGCGGATCGTTTTTCCTCGGCAATGCTTACGTGGCACTTAAGTCTATCAAGGGTGTCATACGTGGCCTCAACATCGTAGATAACATGTTTTCCGGTGATGGTAGTGGGGTTGATATTGTTAAGTTGGACCAGTCGAATGGGCCATTCACGACCGTTGATCAGGTCGTTGTTGATAGGAATGATGTACAAGGGATGGGTCTTAGATCGACGGTTGGGAGGGCGTCTGTGGATGGGAGTGCGAGCAGGTGGGCCGTTGATTTCTCTCGCGTGCTTTTGTTTCCTAATCTTATCAGGCACGTGCAATATTCGTTGCAGGTGGGTGATGGATCGTTTCCTAACCATGCGTTAAGGAACGTATCGGGGAATCGGGTTGTGGTTGAGTCGGATGTGCCGGTGGATGCTAATGTGTATGTGTGGGTGGATCAAAGTACGGGGAGTGTTGGGTGA